A stretch of DNA from Sulfitobacter sp. D7:
GAATCAGAAGGACAAAACTGCAAACAAGCTCATGACTGCCACCCAGTGGCAGGCGGCTGTCTCAGATACGTTCTTTCCCCTAGAGACCACGATGGCGGATGACCAGTCCTTTTCAGGTGATCTCAATACTTGGAACCTCGGTATCGTCGGTCTGTCGCAGATGCGTTGCGATGGCATTCTCTACAAAAGGCACAAGCGGCACTTTCTGGACGAAGTTGAAAGCAGTCTGCTGATTACCATTCCAAGATTGGGGACGGTCGGCTTTGACCAGAATGCCCGCCAGGCGAAATGTTCACCGGGCGAGTTTCTGGTAGAACGGGGCGATTTGCCCTACGAGTTCTGGCATGAACAGACGAACGAGCTGTTGGTGCTGAAGGTGTCTTCCGAAAGCGTGCGGGCCCGCATCGGCCCAACAGACCGTTTGGGCGCGCTGAGTTTTGATGGCACAGCCGGCGTGGCCAGTTATTTTCTGGATACCGTCAAGACAACGGCGCTGCACGTCGATTTGCTTGATGAGCAGGCGCGCGCGGCCGCTGGCAAGCACATCCTTGATCTGCTGTGCCTCTCAATCCGCAAAGATGACCGTGTGCTGGACAGCGAAACCTCGACAATCCGCGCAGCACATCTGCACCGCGCAGAACAGTTTATCCGCAACAACCTCTTCAATGAGAATCTCTCCTCAAGTCTTGTGGCAGAGGCCTGCAATGTGTCGCAGCGCTATCTGCAACAACTGTTCTCGGAGTCGGGCAGGTCGGTTTCCGGGTTCATCCGCGAAAAGCGTCTGGTGCGCGCGCGCGAGGACCTGAGCGTCGTAGGGCCCATCACAATTGCCGAGATAGCCCATCGGTGGGGGTTTTCGGATCAATCCCAGTTTAACAAAGCCTATCGTGCGCAGTTCGGCTGCACACCGACCGAAACGCGCAAAGCCGCGCAGCAAGGCCAGAAGACGGCCCCTCCGTAACCCTTAGCTAAAACCGAAAACCCCCAAGTAGGGTCGGCTTTCGCCGGCGCCTTCCTGATGCCCTGTTGTCTTTTGAAGGATGTAGACATGAAGAACACAAGAGTTGCCGTAGATGTGGGTGGGACGTTTACCGACGTCGTCATTATGGACGAAACAACGGGTGCGATCCGCATCGAAAAGACGTCATCGACACCGGATGACCCGATGGTTGCCATTCTCAACGGGATTGATCAGGGCGGCATCGACCTCAGCGAGGTGTCGATGTTTTCGCACGGGACAACCGTGGCAACAAACGCGCTGATCACACGTAATTTGGCGCGCTCTGCGATGATCTGCACCGAAGGGTTCCGCGACGTGGTCGAAATCCGCCGGGCCAACAAGGAGGATCTGTGGGACACCTACAAAGATGTGGCCAAGCCCTACATCCCGCGTCGGGACCGTCTGACCGTCCGTGAATGCGTCGACGCGAACGGCACGGTTCTGGAAAAGCTGGACGAAAAAGAAGCGCTGCGCATCGCGCATGTTTTGAAGAAGCGCAAAGTCGCCTCTGTTGCTGTCTGCTTTATGAACTCTTACACCAATGGGGCCAATGAAGAGCGGATGCGAGACATTCTGCTGAGTGTGATGCCGGATGTGCCGGTGTCGATCTCTTCACAGGTCCTGCCGGAGATTTTTGAGCACGAGCGTTTCTCGACAACGATGGCAAACGCGGTCGTGTCGCCTTCGGTCGTTGATTATGTAGCGCGCCTTGAGGGTAAGCTGGCTGACGGCGGCTACGAACGCGATCTGCTGTTGCTGCACACGGGCGGCGGCGTGATGACCCCGGCCAGCGTTAAAGACTTTGCCGCGCGTCTGGCAGGGTCGGGCATTGCCGCGGGCGCGATTGCCAGCCGCTTTATTGGCAACCTTTGCGGGTTTGACAATTCTATCGGTTTTGACATGGGCGGGACCAGCACGGACGTATCCTTGGTGTATGAAGGCAAGTCGCGTGTCACCAAAGACTGGTATATCGAATATGGCTATCCGATCCGGTTCCCGTCGATCGAAGTGCTGACCATTGGTGCGGGCGGCGGATCTCTGGCGTGGAAAGACGAAGGCGGGTCACTGCGCAACGGACCGCAATCTGCGGGCGCCTTCCCTGGGCCTGCCTGCTACAAGAACGGCAATGAAGTGGCCACAAACACGGACGCCAATGTTGTGCTGGGCCGCCTTGGCACATCGCTCGCGGGGGGCAAGATTACCCTTGATCCCGCCCTGGCCGAAGCGTCGGTCAGAGAGACTGTGGCCGAGCCTTTCGGAATGGAGCTGCACGAAGCCGCCGAAGCCGTGGTTGCGGTTGCAAACGCAAATATGGCCAATGCGGTGCGTTTGCTGTCGATTAGCCGAGGTTATGACCCACGGGACTTCGCGCTTGTGGCGTTTGGCGGAGCCGGGGCGTTGCATGGTGCGGCAATTGCCAAGGAGTTGTCGATCCCGACTGTCATTATCCCGCCCAATCCGGGTGTGACATCGGCTCTGGGTTGCCTGCTGGTCGATATCCAGCACGACTTCTCAGACAGCTTCATGGCTGCTGCGGCTGATACCAAGCCGGAGGATTTGGAGGCCGCCTTCGAGCGGCTGGAGGCCATGGCCGCTGATCGTTTGAAGCACGAAGGCGTAGCGCCCAAGGACATTGTCATGCAGCGCACGGTCGAGATGATGTATCAGGGCCAATGGCGTGCCTTGGCAGTATCTGCGCCGTCCAAGGTCACCGATATTGAGGCCTTGATCGACGGGTTCCACAGCGAACACCAGCGCGAATTCAACTTCCGCCGGGATGACGCACCGGTGTCGATCTTCCGTGTGGGGCTGACGGCGACGGGTATGGTTCCCAAGGCCGAGCTGCAAAAGCACGAGGTGAGGAAGAACAAGCCCAAGACCGACAAGACACGCGATGTCTGGTTTGACGGCAAGGCCCACACGGCGATGATTTTCGAGCGTGAAAACCTGACCGC
This window harbors:
- a CDS encoding helix-turn-helix domain-containing protein, with translation MNQKDKTANKLMTATQWQAAVSDTFFPLETTMADDQSFSGDLNTWNLGIVGLSQMRCDGILYKRHKRHFLDEVESSLLITIPRLGTVGFDQNARQAKCSPGEFLVERGDLPYEFWHEQTNELLVLKVSSESVRARIGPTDRLGALSFDGTAGVASYFLDTVKTTALHVDLLDEQARAAAGKHILDLLCLSIRKDDRVLDSETSTIRAAHLHRAEQFIRNNLFNENLSSSLVAEACNVSQRYLQQLFSESGRSVSGFIREKRLVRAREDLSVVGPITIAEIAHRWGFSDQSQFNKAYRAQFGCTPTETRKAAQQGQKTAPP
- a CDS encoding hydantoinase/oxoprolinase family protein, with product MKNTRVAVDVGGTFTDVVIMDETTGAIRIEKTSSTPDDPMVAILNGIDQGGIDLSEVSMFSHGTTVATNALITRNLARSAMICTEGFRDVVEIRRANKEDLWDTYKDVAKPYIPRRDRLTVRECVDANGTVLEKLDEKEALRIAHVLKKRKVASVAVCFMNSYTNGANEERMRDILLSVMPDVPVSISSQVLPEIFEHERFSTTMANAVVSPSVVDYVARLEGKLADGGYERDLLLLHTGGGVMTPASVKDFAARLAGSGIAAGAIASRFIGNLCGFDNSIGFDMGGTSTDVSLVYEGKSRVTKDWYIEYGYPIRFPSIEVLTIGAGGGSLAWKDEGGSLRNGPQSAGAFPGPACYKNGNEVATNTDANVVLGRLGTSLAGGKITLDPALAEASVRETVAEPFGMELHEAAEAVVAVANANMANAVRLLSISRGYDPRDFALVAFGGAGALHGAAIAKELSIPTVIIPPNPGVTSALGCLLVDIQHDFSDSFMAAAADTKPEDLEAAFERLEAMAADRLKHEGVAPKDIVMQRTVEMMYQGQWRALAVSAPSKVTDIEALIDGFHSEHQREFNFRRDDAPVSIFRVGLTATGMVPKAELQKHEVRKNKPKTDKTRDVWFDGKAHTAMIFERENLTAGATFDGPAIVEQFDSTTVIPPNTTAEVDQYMNILIRVQE